From Eremothecium sinecaudum strain ATCC 58844 chromosome V, complete sequence, a single genomic window includes:
- the VPS13 gene encoding membrane morphogenesis protein VPS13 (Syntenic homolog of Ashbya gossypii ACL064C; Syntenic homolog of Saccharomyces cerevisiae YLL040C (VPS13)), with amino-acid sequence MLESLAAGLLNRFLGSYVENFDPKQLNVGIWSGDVKLRNLKLRKESLDALNLPIDVLFGFLGVLTLSVPWSNLKNEPVKIVIENVYMICSPRDVVNIDPAEQAERELRSKLQRLARLEAITQSRYVASGGSSKNLSFTQSLLTKIVDNLQVKILNIHVRYEDTKCIFSEKPYTLGATLSELSAISTDSNWKPSFISITQIITHKLMNLDSICVYWNTNCKSILDDDQNVVIAKLKEAIASSNEIPEHQFILRPVSGTGKLTLNKQGSTEEQAHIVAQLFFDEFGVELDDCQYQELLHTICRFHWYQKTLKYKQSRPSFSPMENPKGYFKYIAECVLSETHQRNYRSSWEYIRERRLKRNEYVELWKKKVRLGNVENPQLEAKDEEALLKLHKELDYDDIKFFRALARREFAKDKMKEESSPEPTQKTAQCGGWFSSWWGSSSNTNSSDDDLSITEEQKKELYDAIDFDENQRVLDAIDLPRDRVKMRITSLLNKGALVVKHRSKQYNLCEVIFGQCAAEFLQRPDSFVAKFELREMRIEDGSPNTLYRHILSVSDYQKDRIGSRVSSATEPFFQVFFENNPLDESADTYLNIKLGSMLVFYHTNYLNELLKFFNPPKKHWDIITAIMNAAESTVEGWTTQTRLGLQALLEEHKTLNLVFDASSPTFIVPLNPQEWSSPCAVLDAGEMHIESDLVPKERIREITNLSVQEYNKQPSEQLKRLMFDRFHLYLKDTQFLIGPDIKSTISSLSIRRRDNQFCILDRMELEFIFDVSIFPKALNLPRMKTSGKLPNLNLYLNDFQYKILMQLADKCIPTLSDVEEVGEETPEDYEQFVFLDEFRQQRLSDRDKEVAMLRQTERMLEQMNPAELNQSVFELDLKVDSAQLTLLKCVDGATMKSQKLVQLYGKDLLLEMKTMAKEMHLDLHLKSLDLEDFIEYYNMPEFKKLITSYNVSSDETKDLFQMSYHKTQRIVRYADTLIEVFDHDIDLTMAGLKFVLSPKSILTLINYALNTFTDPTAVLPEDVLRHNEPDTVDAPGKINMKLSMDGITVVLNDDSIQLVSLELSAAELLLFILPESMKASAKLGGLQLTDKISEDLPEDSIFRQLISMNGNEVVELVYETFDPTNNPHDYTSRLDYKTGSMTVNVVEQSLHKIINYFAKFQKMKGLFDRARLAAYDQAGNLDVVNNMKLNVLVYAPVIRFPKFIDPSTGKYDDVTFFLGELFIENTFINGGNGLLNRIKTGIRRGKFTSLFNLENNEIQKLYMMDDLDLHFDIDNDPNAKGSDPVFKVRGYFEPFSSKITELQLQFMFLLSTTLAESLTIDEIKETDDMEFAAINASSVIGPDAQYKASYDVFKDSKVAEVPDPKGILCDVAFDAPSVSLTLFNQTNNTTEVNGLAITDIRLHDFGLRMSLTYDGTLKAEVHIAAFTVEDIRTSKDNKHTMLIPKIDGDSYQFMASLTKNTVDSKETIDIAVTVDSPKVILAMDYLFALKAFFDSAFNVKGPSRLPGNADRKFLVDEAAMNSTKLECDTVSLIQYSINVINSQVILLADPSKVDSEAVVFAVGQLLLSYQNLSSLFINNMGMFLCKMGSSNEDKIRLLDDCSSTLFIDGRGSAKNKLLTEIQGSIGNIVMRLSLTDIRLAISIFNKAMALAKDNGLLRKDSKEEQATLATRYGRFSKDFKEKIKRYAPSIVSSVSDASKHSNHYQPAPEVVLKAENMDISFAGMRLVLIGDVHELPILDFNIKPFTIDAKDWSSNIEAVATIETYINVFNYSRSSWEYLIEAFPITFHATKGGDNDASFLFEIVSNKVAEITLSTRTIALLSNISDSLFTSTDYNFSSRGAEKPYKVFNDTGLELNIWIRDDSMPDNRRQLTTLPNGTTIPWEFEDWRAVRESLDTDNSKNILFVEISNSTYNTIIEVDATEEGEKLHKLYPAVNSVHSRLVTDLKLCENNVKLITIRSSLLIENATYTTLQLKIGPDNKNVCIIDPGEKRSVPVDFIYTSRILVRPVNGTPYRWSSSFIFWDGLLKKGPRALYCESFESESKFHLEAEARCDDHEPLTKVYPHMTIVISSPLIIENLLPFDMNFLLFSRSTRTKNCKLLKKGEKVPIHDISLEDFLLFCVQPEDEGFKWSNEIIINSPRNSEMTPETRIQLKHETGQKVNLRLYYHQIEGMRAKLISVYSPYVIVNKTERDLYIEGDRQCGILQSPTFIKDGKRFSRPKLFSFDKSDSNKNRARIRFKGSAPSIPTSFEAIGQTVDVTMDIPNKDKECNIGIYVTEGFGKYGLTKVVEIQPRYVMRNKLDFDILITESEYSEGVSSLAPGCSMPLYKLKNTVNKQLRIKFLGSDSIWAQPFMIKDIGTTYLKVLRQSTGHMLLRIDIYLDNATLFIEVNDANDKWPFSVRNFSDHEFIFWQRDPKIVEDDDDDLGYNRDYDSRGYTPIYYKVPPKSVMPYAWDYPSARQKKLIIHARNRRREIDLNEIGNLKPMRLPGANKTSPPVIVDFNIVMDNGIQALVITNYKEELSLYKLRNHQSNSSSLSGSNTNEGFEVNDNDNEIKMRVSVAFQGVGISLVNSSRLQELLYVSMKGLEVRYNNSEIYQTLTWKLKWIQIDNQLFGGIYQNILYPTRIPNTTKEINVHPALSGSISKVKDSTHSSLNFKFATVLLQEMTLQLDEDFLFALIDFFKIPGASWQKTIPDILCPDICELSEPRKTHSELDVYFEMLHIQPTLLHLSFVRTERLNADEEGKKAHGTSAVMFFLNVLTMALGNVNNAPIKLSSLMMENVRVSMPALLEVIQAHYGQQFFYQLHKILGSADFLGNPVGLFNTISSGVKDLFYEPYQGYIMNDRPQELGISLAKGGLSFMKKSVFGLSDSFSRLTGSMAKGLSVATRDTAFQDRRRLQQQQRGAVGFAASASSFMNTIGSGISGIALDPYKGASKEGPTGFLKGLGKGIIGLPTKTAIGVLDLASNVSEGIRNTTTMMDGGNIDRVRLPRHIGLEKVIKPYNQREAQGQFWLKTANGGQFLYDQYVGHLVLRREGNVVLVSLSRIIRISLSTREVIHQANFTDVAGIRLSKNGLHVVLRNPMNNQLFFACTDAEERRYLYNIVAVAVTEFNQRYDNEL; translated from the coding sequence ATGTTGGAATCATTGGCAGCTGGTCTATTGAACAGATTTCTAGGTTCTTATGTTGAAAATTTTGACCCAAAACAACTAAACGTTGGAATATGGAGTGGTGATGTGAAGTTAAGGAACTTAAAATTAAGGAAGGAGTCTTTAGATGCTCTAAATTTACCTATTGACGTTCTATTTGGGTTTTTGGGTGTATTGACTTTATCAGTTCCTTGGTCTAACTTGAAGAATGAGCCTGTTAAGATTGTAATCGAAAACGTATACATGATATGTTCTCCAAGGGATGTTGTGAATATAGATCCAGCAGAGCAAGCAGAAAGAGAATTAAGGTCGAAACTTCAGAGATTAGCTAGGCTTGAGGCAATTACTCAATCCAGGTATGTTGCAAGTGGGGGATCATCAAAGAATCTATCATTTACACAGTCACTATTGACAAAGATTGTTGATAACCTACAAGTCAAGATTTTAAATATCCATGTGAGGTATGAAGACACTAAATGTATTTTCAGTGAGAAACCATATACATTAGGAGCTACTTTAAGCGAATTGTCTGCGATTTCTACTGATTCCAATTGGAAACCTAGTTTTATCTCGATTACCCAAATTATTACACACAAATTGATGAACTTGGATTCGATCTGTGTTTACTGGAACACCAACTGTAAGTCTATCTTAGATGATGATCAGAATGTTGTCATAGCCAAGTTAAAAGAAGCCATTGCTAGCAGCAATGAGATTCCTGAGCATCAGTTTATTTTGCGACCAGTGTCTGGTACAGGAAAACTTACACTTAATAAACAAGGGTCTACAGAGGAACAGGCACATATTGTTGCGCAATTATTCTTTGATGAGTTTGGAGTAGAGCTAGATGACTGTCAATACCAGGAACTTTTGCATACCATATGTAGATTCCATTGGTATCAAAAAACGTTAAAATACAAACAATCCCGACCCTCATTTAGTCCGATGGAAAACCCAAAAGGTTACTTTAAATATATCGCTGAATGTGTGTTGTCAGAAACCCATCAGCGGAACTACAGATCAAGTTGGGAGTACATCAGGGAGCGTAGGTTGAAAAGGAACGAGTATGTTGAATTATGGAAGAAAAAGGTAAGATTGGGCAATGTCGAAAATCCACAATTGGAAGCAAAGGATGAGGAGGCATTGCTAAAACTTCACAAGGAACTAGATTATGACGATATTAAATTTTTTAGAGCTCTCGCTAGGCGTGAGTTTGCGAAGGATAAAATGAAGGAAGAGTCATCTCCTGAACCTACTCAAAAGACTGCTCAATGCGGCGGTTGGTTTTCCTCATGGTGGGGATCTTCTTCTAACACAAATAGTAGTGATGATGACCTTTCCATTACTGAAGAGCAAAAGAAGGAATTGTATGATGCCATCgattttgatgaaaacCAAAGGGTGCTGGATGCCATAGACCTCCCCAGGGATAGAGTGAAAATGAGGATTACAAGTTTATTGAATAAGGGAGCATTGGTTGTAAAACACAGGTCAAAACAGTATAACCTATGTGAAGTGATATTTGGGCAATGTGCAGCTGAGTTCTTACAGAGACCGGACTCTTTTGTAGCGAAGTTTGAATTACGTGAAATGCGCATAGAGGACGGTTCACCAAACACATTATACAGACATATTTTAAGTGTTAGTGACTACCAAAAAGATCGCATAGGGTCCAGAGTCTCTTCTGCCACGGAACCATTTTTCCAGGTGttttttgaaaataatCCGTTAGATGAGTCCGCTGATACCTACTTGAATATTAAATTAGGCTCCATGCTAGTATTTTATCATACTAATTACTTGAATGAGTTGTTAAAGTTTTTCAATCCTCCAAAAAAGCATTGGGATATTATAACTGCTATTATGAACGCGGCAGAATCTACTGTTGAAGGATGGACTACCCAAACTAGACTAGGACTCCAAGCATTGTTAGAAGAGCACAAGACTTTGAATCTGGTTTTTGATGCATCATCTCCTACCTTTATCGTGCCACTAAATCCCCAAGAATGGTCTTCACCTTGTGCTGTGCTAGATGCGGGTGAAATGCATATTGAAAGCGATCTAGTCCCAAAGGAAAGGATACGAGAAATAACAAATTTAAGTGTCCAAGAATATAACAAACAACCCTCAGAACAATTGAAGCGATTAATGTTCGATCGGTTTCACTTATATTTGAAGGATACTCAATTCTTAATTGGGCCAGATATCAAATCTACAATTTCAAGTTTAAGCATAAGGCGCAGGGATAACCAATTCTGTATTCTAGATAGAATGGAGCTTGAGTTTATTTTTGACGTGTCCATTTTCCCAAAAGCACTAAATCTCCCCCGAATGAAGACTTCTGGTAAGCTTCCAAACTTGAATTTGTACTTAAATGACTTTCAGTATAAGATATTGATGCAATTAGCAGATAAATGTATTCCAACATTGAGTGATGTGGAAGAAGTCGGTGAAGAGACACCAGAAGATTACGAACAATTCGTATTTTTAGATGAGTTTAGGCAGCAAAGGCTATCTGATAGAGACAAGGAAGTTGCAATGTTGCGTCAAACTGAAAGAATGTTGGAACAAATGAATCCTGCAGAATTAAATCAATCCGTATTTGAACTGGATTTAAAGGTGGATTCTGCTCAGTTGACCTTATTAAAGTGTGTTGATGGTGCAACTATGAAATCACAAAAGCTAGTACAATTATACGGTAAAGATTTGTTATTGGAGATGAAGACTATGGCAAAGGAGATGCATCTAGATTTGCATTTGAAATCTTTGGACCTTGAGGATTTCATTGAATACTACAACATGCCAGAGTTTAAAAAGCTGATCACATCCTATAATGTTTCGAGTGATGAAACCAAAGATTTATTCCAAATGAGCTATCATAAAACCCAAAGAATAGTAAGATATGCAGATACCTTAATAGAAGTCTTTGATCACGACATCGATCTAACGATGGCAGGTTTAAAGTTTGTTCTATCACCGAAATCAATTTTGACGTTGATAAATTATGCGTTAAACACATTTACTGATCCTACCGCAGTTCTGCCGGAAGATGTCTTAAGGCATAATGAACCTGATACGGTAGATGCACCGGGAAAAATAAATATGAAGCTTTCTATGGATGGTATTACGGTTGTTCTCAATGACGATTCAATCCAATTGGTTAGTTTGGAATTATCCGCCGCAGAGTTACTATTATTCATATTACCGGAATCTATGAAAGCGAGCGCAAAACTTGGTGGGTTACAGTTGACAGACAAGATTAGTGAGGATTTGCCCGAAGATTCTATATTCAGGCAGTTGATATCTATGAACGGTAACGAGGTCGTTGAGTTAGTGTATGAGACATTTGATCCTACAAATAACCCTCATGATTATACTTCCCGGCTTGATTACAAGACGGGATCAATGACTGTTAATGTCGTTGAACAATCCCTTCACAAGATAATTAACTATTTTGCCAAATTCCAGAAAATGAAGGGTTTGTTTGATAGAGCAAGACTAGCTGCGTATGACCAGGCTGGAAACCTTGATGTTGTCAATAACATGAAATTAAACGTTCTTGTTTATGCTCCTGTGATCAGGTTCCCCAAGTTCATTGATCCTAGTACTGGCAAGTACGACGACGTAACCTTCTTTTTAGGCGAGTTGTTTATTGAAAACACTTTTATCAATGGTGGGAATGGGCTTCTTAATAGGATAAAAACAGGTATAAGGAGGGGCAAGTTCACTTCTTTATTTAACCTAGAGAACAATGAAATTCAGAAACTCTATATGATGGATGATTTAGATCTTCATTTTGATATTGACAATGATCCGAATGCAAAGGGCAGTGATCCTGTCTTTAAGGTTAGAGGATACTTTGAGCCTTTTTCCTCAAAGATTACTGAGTTGCAATTGCAATTTATGTTCCTTTTATCAACTACATTAGCGGAATCATTAACTATTGATGAAATCAAGGAGACCGATGATATGGAGTTTGCTGCTATTAACGCTAGCTCTGTTATTGGTCCAGATGCGCAGTATAAGGCATCTTACGACGTTTTTAAAGACAGTAAGGTTGCTGAAGTACCTGACCCTAAGGGAATACTTTGTGATGTTGCATTTGATGCACCTAGTGTCTCTCTCACGCTGTTTAATCAAACCAATAACACAACAGAGGTAAATGGACTAGCGATTACTGATATCAGATTACATGATTTTGGATTAAGGATGTCTCTTACTTATGATGGTACTTTAAAGGCAGAAGTTCATATCGCTGCATTTACTGTAGAAGATATCAGAACCTCAAAAGATAACAAGCATACTATGTTAATTCCTAAAATCGATGGGGATAGTTATCAGTTTATGGCTTCTCTAACAAAGAACACTGTTGACTCTAAAGAAACAATTGATATTGCGGTAACAGTTGACAGTCCAAAAGTGATTTTAGCGATGGATTACCTTTTTGCATTAAAGGCTTTCTTTGACAGTGCTTTTAATGTAAAAGGACCATCCAGGTTACCTGGGAACGCCGATAGGAAATTTTTAGTGGATGAAGCTGCTATGAACAGCACAAAGCTGGAATGTGATACTGTGTCATTGATTCAATATTCGATAAATGTCATTAACTCGCAAGTCATTTTATTGGCAGACCCATCTAAGGTGGACTCTGAGGCTGTGGTTTTTGCTGTGGGGCAGTTACTGCTTTCATATCAAAACCTCTCTTCATTGTTCATCAATAATATGGGGATGTTTTTATGCAAAATGGGCTCCTCAAATGAAGATAAGATTAGACTATTGGACGATTGTTCTTCTACATTATTTATAGACGGTCGCGGTTCCGCGAAGAATAAATTGCTGACTGAAATACAGGGTTCTATTGGTAACATTGTGATGAGATTATCTTTGACAGATATCAGGCTAGCAATTTCTATCTTTAATAAAGCCATGGCTCTTGCCAAAGACAATGGCTTGCTCAGGAAAGACTCAAAAGAGGAACAAGCTACTCTTGCTACGAGGTATGGTAGGTTTTCGAAAGATTTTAAGGAGAAGATAAAACGATATGCGCCAAGTATTGTTTCATCTGTTAGTGATGCTTCAAAACATAGTAATCATTATCAACCAGCCCCGGAAGTTGTGCTGAAAGCAGAAAATATGGATATCAGTTTCGCTGGGATGAGGTTAGTTTTAATTGGTGACGTGCATGAACTTCCTATCCTTGATTTTAACATTAAGCCATTTACAATTGATGCCAAAGACTGGTCTTCAAATATTGAGGCTGTTGCAACTATTGAAACTTATATCAACGTCTTTAATTATTCAAGATCTAGCTGGGAATACTTGATTGAAGCATTTCCTATAACATTCCATGCAACCAAAGGGGGAGACAACGATGCTTCGTTCTTATTTGAAATTGTGTCCAATAAAGTCGCTGAGATCACCCTATCAACTAGAACTATTGCATTGCTTTCAAATATTTCAGATTCGTTATTTACTTCCACCGACTATAACTTCAGCTCCCGTGGTGCTGAGAAACCATACAAAGTTTTTAACGATACAGGTCTAGAACTTAACATTTGGATACGTGATGACAGCATGCCGGATAATAGGCGACAGTTAACGACGTTACCAAATGGAACAACTATACCATGGGAATTTGAGGATTGGAGAGCTGTGAGAGAAAGTCTGGACACAGATAATAGTAAAAACATCTTGTTTGTTGAGATCTCTAACTCAACTTATAACACGATTATTGAAGTGGATGCCACGGAAGAAGGGGAAAAACTGCATAAGTTGTATCCAGCTGTGAATTCAGTACATTCTCGTTTGGTGACAGATTTAAAGTTGTGTGAGAACAATGTTAAATTGATCACCATCAGATCTTCACTACTGATTGAGAATGCGACATATACGACCCTTCAACTTAAAATTGGTCCTGACAATAAAAATGTCTGTATCATTGATCCTGGAGAAAAGCGTTCTGTCCCAGTAGACTTTATCTATACTTCGAGAATTTTGGTTAGACCAGTTAATGGTACGCCTTATAGATGGTCTAGCTCTTTCATTTTTTGGGATGGATTGTTGAAGAAAGGACCTAGAGCCTTGTACTGTGAGTCTTTTGAATCGGAATCGAAATTTCATTTAGAGGCAGAAGCTAGATGCGACGACCATGAACCGCTAACAAAAGTCTACCCTCACATGACAATTGTTATCTCATCTCCTTTGATCATTGAAAATTTACTTCCATTCGATATGAATTTCTTGCTGTTCAGTAGGAGTACTCGTACTAAGAATTGCAAGCTTCTGAAAAAGGGAGAGAAAGTTCCAATTCACGACATTTCACTTGAAGACTTCCTTTTATTCTGTGTTCAGCCTGAAGATGAAGGATTTAAGTGGTCGAACGAGATTATTATCAACTCTCCGAGAAACTCTGAAATGACTCCAGAGACAAGGATACAATTAAAACATGAAACTGGCCAAAAGGTTAACTTGAGATTATACTATCATCAGATAGAGGGAATGCGTGCCAAATTAATAAGCGTTTACTCCCCTTATGTGATAGTAAATAAAACAGAAAGAGATCTCTACATAGAAGGTGACCGTCAATGCGGTATTTTGCAATCACCTACTTTTATTAAAGACGGTAAGCGCTTTAGTAGACCAAAGCTTTTTTCTTTTGATAAAAGTGATAGCAATAAAAATAGGGCACGAATAAGATTCAAAGGTAGTGCTCCTAGTATTCCTACCTCATTTGAGGCAATTGGTCAAACTGTTGATGTTACTATGGATATCCCAAATAAAGACAAGGAATGTAACATCGGAATTTATGTTACAGAGGGTTTTGGAAAGTATGGCTTGACGAAGGTCGTTGAAATCCAACCAAGATACGTTATGCGTAACAAGCTTGATTTCGATATTTTAATCACAGAGAGTGAGTATTCGGAAGGTGTTTCCAGTTTGGCTCCAGGCTGTTCCATGCCGCTATATAAACTTAAGAACACAGTGAACAAGCAATTAAGAATCAAGTTCCTTGGCTCTGATTCCATTTGGGCACAACCATTCATGATTAAAGATATTGGAACTACATATCTTAAGGTTTTGCGTCAAAGCACTGGGCATATGTTACTACGCATTGACATATATTTGGACAATGCAACACTATTTATAGAGGTGAATGATGCCAACGATAAATGGCCATTTTCAGTTAGAAATTTCAGTGATCATGAGTTTATTTTCTGGCAACGTGATCCTAAAATAGTtgaggatgatgatgacgatTTGGGCTATAACCGTGACTACGATAGCCGTGGATATACTCCAATTTATTACAAGGTACCTCCAAAGAGCGTAATGCCCTATGCTTGGGACTATCCAAGTGCTAGACAGAAGAAATTGATTATACATGCCAGAAACAGAAGAAGAGAGATAGACTTGAATGAAATAGGTAACTTGAAGCCAATGAGGTTACCGGGAGCAAATAAAACATCACCTCCGGTTATTGTCGATTTTAATATTGTAATGGACAACGGGATACAGGCATTGGTGATAACCAACTACAAGGAAGAGCTAAGTTTGTACAAGCTACGAAACCATCAGTCTAATTCGAGCTCATTATCAGGAAGTAATACAAATGAAGGATTCGAAGTTAACGATAACGATAATGAAATTAAGATGAGAGTTTCAGTGGCTTTCCAAGGTGTCGGTATCTCATTGGTCAACTCTTCAAGGTTACAGGAGTTGTTATATGTTAGTATGAAAGGCTTAGAAGTGCGATACAATAATTCAGAAATATACCAGACATTGACATGGAAACTAAAGTGGATTCAGATCGACAATCAATTGTTCGGTGGTATCTACCAAAACATATTATACCCAACAAGGATACCAAATACTACGAAGGAGATCAACGTGCATCCTGCGCTTTCAGGCTCAATCTCAAAAGTGAAGGATAGTACGCATAGCTCTCTCAACTTTAAGTTTGCTACTGTGTTATTGCAAGAGATGACCCTGCAATTGGATGAAGATTTCTTGTTTGCGCTAATTgacttcttcaaaatccCAGGCGCCTCTTGGCAAAAAACTATTCCAGATATCTTATGCCCTGATATTTGCGAGCTATCCGAGCCTAGAAAAACCCATAGTGAATTGGATGTTTATTTTGAAATGCTACATATCCAGCCAACCTTGTTGCATCTATCATTTGTCAGAACAGAGCGACTAAACGCTGATGAGGAAGGGAAGAAAGCGCACGGTACAAGCGCCGTCATGTTTTTCCTAAATGTGTTAACCATGGCGTTGGGTAATGTTAACAATGCACCAATAAAGCTCAGCTCGCTAATGATGGAGAACGTCCGAGTTTCTATGCCCGCTTTGTTAGAAGTTATCCAGGCCCACTATGGACAGCAGTTCTTCTACCAATTGCACAAAATATTAGGTTCTGCAGACTTCCTAGGAAATCCTGTTGGTCTTTTCAATACAATTAGTTCCGGTGTGAAGGATTTGTTCTATGAACCTTACCAAGGTTACATAATGAACGACCGTCCTCAGGAACTAGGCATCAGTTTGGCGAAGGGAGGGCTCAGTTTCATGAAGAAATCCGTTTTCGGTCTTTCTGACAGTTTTTCAAGGCTTACAGGTTCTATGGCTAAGGGTCTCTCTGTTGCCACCAGAGATACAGCTTTCCAGGACCGCCGTCGTttgcagcagcaacaaAGAGGAGCCGTTGGTTTCGCAGCTAGCGCGTCCTCTTTCATGAACACAATCGGAAGCGGGATAAGTGGCATTGCCCTGGATCCCTATAAGGGCGCCAGCAAGGAAGGCCCGACTGGCTTCCTCAAAGGACTGGGTAAGGGCATTATTGGTCTCCCAACAAAAACTGCTATTGGTGTACTAGATCTCGCCAGCAACGTCAGCGAGGGCATTAGAAATACCACAACCATGATGGATGGTGGCAATATAGACCGCGTCCGGCTTCCAAGGCACATCGGACTTGAAAAAGTCATCAAACCATACAACCAGCGCGAAGCACAGGGCCAGTTCTGGCTCAAAACTGCTAATGGAGGCCAGTTCCTCTACGATCAGTATGTGGGCCACCTCGTGCTCCGCCGCGAAGGCAATGTTGTACTCGTGTCTCTATCGAGAATCATTCGAATCAGTCTATCCACCCGTGAAGTGATTCACCAGGCTAATTTTACGGATGTCGCCGGGATCAGACTCTCGAAGAACGGGCTACACGTTGTCCTCCGCAACCCTATGAACAATCAACTCTTCTTCGCATGTACAGACGCCGAAGAGAGACGATATCTATATAACATAGTCGCAGTCGCTGTAACCGAGTTCAATCAGCGCTACGACAACGAGCTATAG